Part of the Niallia alba genome is shown below.
TTTATCTTTTCTTGAATATCGCTCAAAATCATGGTTGCTTCTTCTTCTTCGTCATATGGATAAAAAGCAAGCGGATGTTTACCTGAATAGCCAGTAATCATTTTTTTTGTGCGTCTTTTCGTGTTTTTACTAATAGTGGATTTAGCTACCGATACAATTTCTTGAGAAGAGCGATAATTATAATCTAGAATAATTGTTTTAGCATTCGGATAATCTTTTTCAAAATCTAACAGGTATTTTGGATCACTGCCGCGAAAGGAATAAATAGATTGATCATCATCGCCTACTGCATAAACAGATTGTGCTGATTTAGCCATTAGCCTCATCCATTCATATTGCACTTTATTAATGTCTTGAAATTCATCCAATAAGAAATGAGTAAAACGTCTTTGATAAGATTCCAATATAGTTGGATTCTCAAGAAAGAAATGATAGCCACCAAGAAGCATATCATCAAAGTCATACAGATTTCGCTGTTGTTTTTTCGTTTCATAGCCAATGTATAACTGGGCGACTTTTTCTTCCCAGTCATTAACAGGTTTAACTTCCTTAGGGAATAGCATGCTGTTTTTCCAAGCGCTTATCAATTGAAGAGCTGCATCGAAAGGAAAGTCTTTTTCTTCCACTTGCTTTTCTCTTGCAATTTCCTTTAATAAAAGTTCTCTTTGCCAATTACTGTTTAATAGCTTATTTCGCTGCCATTTCTCTCGTTCATGAAAAATTAATATTTGGTAGAGAATGCTATGAAAAGTTCCTGAAACAATTTTTTGCACGTAGCTTTTATTCATCATTGGATAGTGCAATAACCGTTCTTTCATTTCATTAGCCGCTTTATTTGTAAAAGTAACAAGCATAATGGATGACGGATCAACATTTTTCTCATGGATGAGATATGCTGCACGCATCGTTAGTACACGCGTTTTGCCGCTTCCTGCACCAGCAAGTACCAGAATTGGTCCATCATCTATTGCAACAGCTTTACTTTGGGTAGTATCAAGAGAATAGCCATTTTGTTTTAGAATAGTTAAATAAGATTCCTTTGGGAAAGTGACTGGTTTACTTTTTGCGATTTCAGATGTATGACTGGTCGCTTTAACGGACATTGGCGGTTGAAAAGGAGTGTTTTCTGTACTGTTTTTCGAAATACTTCTACTCTTAGGAATTCGAAAGCCATTTTTCTCTTCGTAATTGATATCAATGGTAGCAGCTTGTTCCTCTTCAACATTAGGAGCTTCTGTCATACATGGTTGTTTAGAAGAATAATGATAAAAGTAGGGAGCGCTTTTTATTCCCAAATATAGCTTTACCGCTTCTCCACATACAGAGCATGCGAGAAAACCATTTTTACCAGCTTCATAAATTTTCTGTAATTCTTGTCTGTCAATTGTATGCAATGAAATGAGTCTATCATAATAAAAAGCTGTTAACATAGGAAACCTCGAATCTATTAGTAATACATGTAACCGTGCATTATTAGAAATAATATCTATCATATCAAAAACAGAGGATAGTTGAAAGAGTAGAAAAGGGGTTTAGTATTTGGAAAAGAAGGGAAAAGGATACCATAATAAGGTTGATTGTTAATAGGAGAATGTAAAAGATAGTATATGGAGCAACCTGATTATACGTAGACGCTATGGAGATTAGCGAGATAGATGAAATCCGAGAGGCAGACGTTAAGGAGGCTTCCGTTTTCCCCACGAAAAGCGAAGTATACTCAGGTCGCGGGGAATAGAAACAAACTTTACCAAAACAGCCAATAATAAAAAAGAAGGGACAGATTCTGATGGGATATATTTTACCAATCACTCATTTTCAAGCAGACCAGTATGCGATTAGAGATATTGTTAGCAAAGCGAAGAATTATAAGAAAGAAGAAATTTATCCTGTTGCAAAAATCGCTAATTTTTCTGCCAATCTAGAGATGAAACATCCTTCTCAGACTTCTTACCAGCAAAAACACATGCATGAAGAACAAGCAGCCAATGAGAAGTTAATGGCGCAATTAACTGGAAAAGGCACTTATTTTCATGCACAGATATAAAGGGTTTTAATTCATCTTGTAGCTCTGAATAAATAATGGCGACCCTTCGCGCCATTCGGCATATAAAATATCTTTATGGGATTGAACATTTTGTTTTTTTAATTCTTGTATTAATTGATCCTCATTCCAACCAACACGAGGTAAATTTTCCTTTATGATTTCTCCATCTTGAATGATACTTATCGGTAGGGAAATAATATCAAGTGGTAAATTCATATCCTGCTTAGTTGGATTAACAAACGCGGATTTCTTTAGAACACTTATTGTACCGTCTGTTTCTAGAATAGCAAAAGCACATTCTGTAATCGAAAAAACATCTTTTGCACGAAGTAAATGTTGTAATTGATTAATATCTAAATGATTTTTCTTTAACTCATTAAAATCAATTTTGCCTTTATTTATAATGATGGATGGTTTTCCTTCTAAAAGTTGTCGGCTTTTTCGGAACTTTTGGGTAATAAATTCTGTTATGTAAATTAGCCCTCCCCAAACAAGTATGGAATAAATAATTTCCTTAATTCCAGTTTCTGCATCATACATAGCATTTCCAACAAGCTCACCTAGTACTAAGACAGAGACAAAGTCAAATGTAGTAATCTGAGTGATTTGTGTTTTTCCTAATACTTTTGTTAAAAGAAGCAATAAGAAATAGCCAATAAAAAGTTCGCCGAATATATGTGTGAATTCCATGCAAATCACCCTTTCCTACATTTATTTTGGGCAGATGTAGAAAAATTAAACCTTTATATTCTATAATCGTGGAAACAAAAAAGGTTGCCCTATTAAGTTTAACCACAAGCTTTATCCTTTTAGCAGGAAAGCTTTGCTTCAAACAATAGGGCAACCAAAATAACCTTATAATTTCTTAATCATTGTTTTATGTGGGATACCAGCATCCAAGAATTCTTCCGAAACTACTTCATATCCTAATTTGCTGTAAAAAGGAATCGCATGTGTTTGTGCGTTTAGTTTTAGGGCAGGGGCACCGCTAGTTAGGGCATATTCCTCAATTTTACTCATAATTGCTTTACCTGCGCCTCCTTTGCGATTGGTAGAGAGAATACAAATTCTTTCCACTTTTCCGTATTCATCAAAGGTTCGATAGCGTCCAGCACCAATTGGGTGTTTGTCGCCATCATAAAGGACAAAATGAACACTATCCTTTTCATACGCATCAATTTCCTCTTCCATTGGTACGTTCTGTTCTTTTACAAAAACAGTTTGTCGTACATAAAATGCATCTTCTAATTCTTTATCTGTTTTAACAACTACTACTTCCACTTTTCACTATTCCTTTCCTAAACGGAATGTTTCATAGACTGTCCATGATCCATTTTCCAATTCATAAAGCAAATGGAAACGGTCCGCTGTTTCTTCAAAATTGTAGTTTTGCATCCGTAAATTACTGTATAAATCCAAATGCTCGTCACTCGATAAATTTTGCCCAAGGGTAATATGCGGAACAAATGGATGCTCTGGGTTAACAGCCAATGTACTTATTAGTTCTTGGTGCAGGTGTTCTAAGTCTGTACTTGGCTCAATCTTTAAGTAAACAACATTGCTTACGGGTTTAAAAGAACTGACTTTTGTTACTTTAATGGGAATAGAATGATAATGGCTTGCAATCGTTGCCAGTTTTTTACTTATTTCTTCAATCTCTTCATTATTAGCTTCAAAATCGCCGATTAACGTAATATGTGGTGGAATTAAAGCATATTTTGGATCATATCTTTTTCGAAGAGAATTGGCCAAATCCTGCAAATCTTTTCCAGGGAAAATAGCAATACCGTATTTCATTCGATGGACCTCCATTTCAAAATAAAAGGTTTAATTTAAAATATAGAAAATGGACTATCTATTATTACGATTTCAATGTTCTATATGTAAGATATTATAACAAAATTCTTCTTTTTAGTTCAAAGATTTCAGAAAAAATCTAATGTTTGGCGAACGGAGGTTTGCTTTATTCCACTTTTAACGGACCAATTTGAAGCTAAGGAAAATCGAGGACTAAACTTACCCCATAAAGGTCCGATAAGCGCAACTAACCATCAGTGAAGGCTTGAGGAACACCTTTGCTGATGGTTAATTTTCTTTATGAATAGCTGGTTTCGTAAAGTTTGTTGCTGTTATCCGTAGTCTGCATACACTACGTTTTATATGGGTTCTATAAAAAAACAACATTCTTAAGAAGGAAACATTTTAACTAGCATTTTTGCTATATATGGCTGCCAATGTTTCCATGTATGATCTCCGTCAAATTCCTCATACGTATAATCAGCATTTGTTGACTGCAATAGCTGGGATAATGCTCGATTTGGGGCAAGAAAATCTTCAGTTGTGTGAATGGTTGTTTTGACAGCTGTTTCGCCTGTACCGATAATATGATCCATTTCAAGTAAATGATAATGATCGAACTTGCGTACCGTTTCTAAAACATGATCATTTACTAGTGGAGATTGCAATATAAGCTTTCCAAAAGTATGCGGATATTTTAAAGCAGTCATTAATGAGACGGTTGCTCCTAACGAATCGCCAATAAGGCCACGTCCTAATCCCATTTGGAAGGTCGGAAACTGTTCATCTAAATAGGGAACAAGTTCATGTGCCAAAAAGCGAATATAGGCTTTATTTTGGGTTCCGTTTGGATGATATTTTTCCCGGCGATTTTGGACAGTGGAATAAGGAATACCAACGATAATACTATCTGCTATTTGATGATTTATATGTAATTCATCCGCCACTCTGCCGATGCGCCCGAATTGAAAATAATCTTTCCCATCTTGTGCGATAAGCAAATTATATTTATAAAGAGGAGAAAAGGCTGGAGGCAGATAGATAAGTAAAGTTACTTCTTCTCCTAACTCATTACTATATAGAGTATCCTCTTGTATAGTCCCTTTTGAATTCATAATTATCCTTCCTTTACTACTGATTTTACAATAAGTTTATCAATAAAAATACTTTGTGAATAGTGTAAAGCTTTATATTCCTTACGTTACACCGTTTGATCATTTCTATATATTGTGTATTTTTTGTGAATTGAACACAATATATAGAAAAAATGAATAGGTTGCTATTATAATGGATAAAGATTCCTTGATGAATGGAGTGAGTTAAATGGGCAATAATGTCCAATTATTAAATGAATTTGAAGAAATAATTAGAAGCGATAATCAAGATTTAATTCAAGAAAATGCAAATGTGGATGGAATGTCACCGATGAGCCATATGATGCAATTTGCTGCTACTGCTTCTAAATACTATACAGTAGAACATTTACTATCGGAAAACGTCAAAAAAACGCATCAAGAAGGATATATCCATATCCATGATCTTGATTTTTATTCTTCTGGTACGACAACATGCTGTCAAATCCCTCTAGCAACCATTTTAAAGAGTGGGTTTAATACTGGCCACGGGTTTATGAGAGAACCTAAATCTATTATGAGTGCGATGGCACTGACATCAATCATTTTACAAGCCAACCAGAATCAGCAGCATGGGGGACAAGCTATCCCAATGTTAGACTATGACCTTGCACCATATGTACAAAAAACATACAGACAAAATAGAGCAAGACTAAGTGAGATAATTCAAAATGAAGAAGAGTTAGAAAGAAAAACATGGCAATGGACCGAAAGAGAAACGTATCAGGCTTGTGAGGCATTTATACATAATTGTAACAGTATGCATTCGCGCGGGGGCGGTCAGACTCCCTTTGTTTCGGTGAATTTAGGAACCGATCAATCGAAAGAGGGCAGAATGCTAACAAAGAATTTATTACTGGCTACACAAGCGGGGCTTGGTTCCGGAGAAACCCCCATTTTTCCGATTATCGTTTTTAAAGTAAAGGACGGAATTAATTTTCAAAAAGAAGATCCGAATTATGATTTATTCCGCTTAGCGATTGAAACAACAAGCAAACGATTGTTTCCTAACTTTGTATTCATCGATGCGCCATTTAATTTGGCCTATTATAATGGCACTCCTCAATCAGAAGTAGCAACAATGGGGTGTCGAACTAGAGTAATGGGAAATATTCATGGGAGTGAACAAACGATTGGAAGAGGGAATTTATCTTTCACCAGTATCAATCTCCCTCTATTGGCTTTAGAGTCAACCACAATAGAATCGTTTTTTCAAAAATTGGATGAAACGACAGAATTGGTTATACAGCAGTTACATGAAAGATTTCAATATCAAGGAAAGAAAAAAGTAGCAAATTTCAAGTTTTTATATGGCCAAGGTGTTTGGCAAGGTGGAGAAGAATTGCAGTTGGATGATCAGGTTGAGGACATTTTAAAGCAAGGAACATTATCTATTGGTTTTGTTGGTTTAGCAGAATGTCTTGTATCTTTACTCGGTGTCCACCATGGAGAAAGTGAAAAGGCCTATGAAATTGGTTTGCGTATTGTACAGTTTATGCGCCAAAAAGCGGATGAAGCATTGGAAAAATATCAGCTAAACTATTCTCTCCTTGCAACACCAGCAGAGTCTTTTGCTGGAAAGGCATTACGAGCTGCTAGAAAGAAATTTGGAATTATTAAAGGAGTGACAGATAGAGAATACTTTACGAATAGTTTTCATATTCCCGTCCATTTCCCGATTTCTATATATGAAAAAATTCAACGAGAAGCGCCATTTCATTCACTAACAAACGCAGGTCATATAACGTATGTAGAATTAGATGGAGATGCAAACAAGAATTTAGATGCGATTGAAAAAATTGTCCGGACGATGAAAGAAACAGGAATTGGCTATGGAAGTATTAATCACCCTGTTGATCGTTGTATAAGCTGTGGACATAAAGGGATAATTAATAACGAATGTCCTAATTGTGGGGAAAAGGAAGAGTCAAAGATTGAAAGAATTAGAAGAATAACTGGCTATCTTGTCGGCTCTCTTGATCGTTGGAATAGTGCGAAACGTGCAGAAGAGCGGGAAAGAGTTAAACATCGATGAGAGTATTGTCCATTGTGGAGGATAGCATTGTAGACGGTCCAGGGCTAAGAACTACTATCTTTTTCGCAGGGTGCACTCATTATTGTAGAGGGTGTCATAATCCAGAGAGTTGGAGAATCAATGGAGGAAGGGAAATGTCGATTGACGAAATCATGAGCAAAGTAAATCAAAACCCTTTAAATGATATTACCTTTAGTGGTGGTGAACCAATGCTGCAAATAAGGGAACTTATCCAATTAGCCAAAGAATGTAAACAGATAAATAAAAATATTTGGTGCTATACTGGATTTCTGTGGGAAGAATTAATGACCACCTATCCCGATGAATTTACACAATTAAGTATATATTTAGACGCTTTAGTAGATGGACGGTTTAAGATAGAACAAAAAGATTTAAGCTTATTATTTAAAGGAAGCCTAAATCAAAGGATTATAGACTGTCAAAAAAGTCTAAAGGAGCATAAGATTAGTTTATTTAATGAATGGCAGCAAAGAGAGAAAGAAGTTGGGACAAAACAAAATAAATAATAGATAAAGACGAACAATCTCTAAATTAGCTAGTAAATAGCGGCTGCGGGGAATCGCACTAAACTTCATGGAAACATCCTTTAAAAACAAATAAAAAACCAAACAATTATACGGAATTTTCATTATCATCTTCGTATAATTGTTCGGATTTATCCTTGGCTGGAATACTTTTGTCCCAGCCTTTCTATTTAAGTTAAACGAGGTTTTTTTGTCAATTCTTCGTTGTCTTCCTCTTTTTTAAAGATTGTTTTTCTAATATAAGGTAATACCCAGCGATCTAGACCGTAATAGCCAGCGTTTGCTCCAGCAAACATGATAATCATGCCCATCAAGATGTCTGTAGGGTTATGAGAGATTGTGCCTGCAAGTAAGAAGCTAAAATTCATTACTACTCCAAAGAGTGCTGCTGCTGTTGTTAAACAACCTAACATTAATCCTAAACCGACTAATACTTCGCCTATTGGTACAAGAACATTAAATAAACCAACATTTGGTAACGCAAATCCTTCGACAAAACTTGTATACCATCCATAGACTACTGCACCATCTGGACCTTTCACAGGGTTAGTAACGGCATTTGTTAAAAATCCAGAAGCATCAAATCCTCCACCAGTTAATTTGCCAAATCCAGAAGTAAACCAAGAATATCCTAGAAATAAACGAATAATGGTTAAAATGCCAGCTGCAATTTTATTTTCTCTTAAAAATTTTATAAACATAAGAATCATCCTTTCTTATTTTTCTGTTTTTATTATTTATAAGTTAAATATATCAAATACTACTTAGAAAAAAATAATAATGTGAATCAATTCACAATTTGTTCAAAAGAATGTGTCTAAAATGTGAAAATGTTTATAACGAAAGCGATTTTTGTAACTTGTGTTATCTGCAGGCTGTTTTCTAAAGGATTGTTGTTTCAATAGGAAAAAAGAATGAATAGGAAAATGGGAGCAGTCGAAATACACGTAGACTCCTGTGGGATTAGCGAGACAGTCTGAGACCCCGGAGGCAAAGCTAAGGAGACTCAGCGCGAGTCCCACGGAAAGCGAAGTGTATTCCGGCTGCGGGTAATCGCAACAAACTTTACGAAAACAGCCTATCTAAAACACAGTTCAAGCATATATTCTGCTATTCATGTTAGAATAAGAAAAGAAGAAAAAGCAATAATTTTACAAGGGAAGATTTTCATAAAGGGGAGACTTCAATGAAGACAGTAACCATCATAGCTGGTGGGCATAAAATAAACTCACGATTAACAGGTATATTACAATTTGCTGCAGATTTTTTAAGACAGAAGCAAGTGAATGTTCAAGTTATACAAGTTCATCAATTACCAAGTGATGCCTTAATAACGGCAGACTTTATGAACCAAGATATAGTAGAGGCAAGACAAAAAGTGGAACAAAGTGATGGAGTTATTGTCTTATCACCTGTATTTCAGGCATCCTATTCAGGAATCATTAAGACATTTTTAGATCTTTTGCCACAAAAGAGTCTTCGAAATAAAAATATTCTTCCACTAATGCTTGGAGGAACCTATGCACATTTATTGGTTATGGATTATGCGTTAAAACCAGTATTAGCAAATTTAGGTGCAACAAATATATTAACAGGTGCTTATGTAACAGATAATCAAATAACAGAACAAGATAATCAAACCTACTTATTGGATACCGATTCAGAGACAAGGATTACCAACCAGTTAGAGCAATTGCTTAAGGGATTATATAAGATTCAATAAAGTGATGGAATGAACCGTCACTTTTTATTTTTTTCTAGAATATAAAGAAAGGACATGGTAAGATAAGAATAGAAATAGTATTTGAGAAAGAACAGGCAATAGCCAAATATTATTCACTTTATACAACATGACTTGTTAGCTCAGTGGGAGAGCACTTGCTTGACAGGCAAGGGGTCACTGGTTCGAACCCAGTACAGGTCATTATGAATACGAAATGTAAAAAGGGTTTCTCTATTTTCGAGAAACCCTTTTTTATCTATAATGAACCTTAATAGAAAATTTGTACATCCGTCACACTCGTAATCATGAGTAGATGTATCAATTGTTTTTACTAAATCTCCAATAAATATATTCTAGTTTTCTAGTAGTTTCCGTTCCTCCTGTACTTCTCGTAATTGAGAAATAGTCACAAGCTGATATCCTTCTTTCGTTAACTTCTCGATGATTTCCACTGCTGCATCAGCACTTTTATCGTAAATATCATGCAAAAGAATAATGCTTTCATCTTTTGCCTCTTTCATGACTTTCTCCACAATTTTCTTTTTCGTTGGTTGTTTCCAATCTTCTGGATCAATTGTCCAAAGAACAATCTCTTTATCTAGTTCTTTTTTTAGTTCATTCTGTATGGCTCCATAAGGTGGGCGAATAAGTGTAGATTCCCTTCCTGTTATTTCT
Proteins encoded:
- a CDS encoding UvrD-helicase domain-containing protein; the encoded protein is MLTAFYYDRLISLHTIDRQELQKIYEAGKNGFLACSVCGEAVKLYLGIKSAPYFYHYSSKQPCMTEAPNVEEEQAATIDINYEEKNGFRIPKSRSISKNSTENTPFQPPMSVKATSHTSEIAKSKPVTFPKESYLTILKQNGYSLDTTQSKAVAIDDGPILVLAGAGSGKTRVLTMRAAYLIHEKNVDPSSIMLVTFTNKAANEMKERLLHYPMMNKSYVQKIVSGTFHSILYQILIFHEREKWQRNKLLNSNWQRELLLKEIAREKQVEEKDFPFDAALQLISAWKNSMLFPKEVKPVNDWEEKVAQLYIGYETKKQQRNLYDFDDMLLGGYHFFLENPTILESYQRRFTHFLLDEFQDINKVQYEWMRLMAKSAQSVYAVGDDDQSIYSFRGSDPKYLLDFEKDYPNAKTIILDYNYRSSQEIVSVAKSTISKNTKRRTKKMITGYSGKHPLAFYPYDEEEEATMILSDIQEKIKMGYEPKDFAILFRTNTNSRAMFERLASSSLPFRLEQDTGSFYQRFIVKSMMAYLKLIHDPDNQQAVADILPTLFLKKTVLQDIKATSILEDCSFLDCLVFIKTGFAFQESRLKKIPEIIKRLIRYSPLDAINYIEKELGFQEFIKKRGNEGNQWDKGSDDIRDLKVVARKFQSIKEFVQYTDHMIAMNEELRKQFKNEENVISLSTIHRAKGLEYKTVYILGTVDGSIPHDFALDSFRNNNIIPLEEERRLLYVAMTRAQQELFLSIPMYLRGKKAKASRFLSPLSITAFTSEKKDCPII
- a CDS encoding DUF421 domain-containing protein, which codes for MEFTHIFGELFIGYFLLLLLTKVLGKTQITQITTFDFVSVLVLGELVGNAMYDAETGIKEIIYSILVWGGLIYITEFITQKFRKSRQLLEGKPSIIINKGKIDFNELKKNHLDINQLQHLLRAKDVFSITECAFAILETDGTISVLKKSAFVNPTKQDMNLPLDIISLPISIIQDGEIIKENLPRVGWNEDQLIQELKKQNVQSHKDILYAEWREGSPLFIQSYKMN
- a CDS encoding GNAT family N-acetyltransferase, whose product is MEVVVVKTDKELEDAFYVRQTVFVKEQNVPMEEEIDAYEKDSVHFVLYDGDKHPIGAGRYRTFDEYGKVERICILSTNRKGGAGKAIMSKIEEYALTSGAPALKLNAQTHAIPFYSKLGYEVVSEEFLDAGIPHKTMIKKL
- a CDS encoding 2'-5' RNA ligase family protein; its protein translation is MKYGIAIFPGKDLQDLANSLRKRYDPKYALIPPHITLIGDFEANNEEIEEISKKLATIASHYHSIPIKVTKVSSFKPVSNVVYLKIEPSTDLEHLHQELISTLAVNPEHPFVPHITLGQNLSSDEHLDLYSNLRMQNYNFEETADRFHLLYELENGSWTVYETFRLGKE
- a CDS encoding alpha/beta hydrolase translates to MNSKGTIQEDTLYSNELGEEVTLLIYLPPAFSPLYKYNLLIAQDGKDYFQFGRIGRVADELHINHQIADSIIVGIPYSTVQNRREKYHPNGTQNKAYIRFLAHELVPYLDEQFPTFQMGLGRGLIGDSLGATVSLMTALKYPHTFGKLILQSPLVNDHVLETVRKFDHYHLLEMDHIIGTGETAVKTTIHTTEDFLAPNRALSQLLQSTNADYTYEEFDGDHTWKHWQPYIAKMLVKMFPS
- a CDS encoding anaerobic ribonucleoside triphosphate reductase, which encodes MGNNVQLLNEFEEIIRSDNQDLIQENANVDGMSPMSHMMQFAATASKYYTVEHLLSENVKKTHQEGYIHIHDLDFYSSGTTTCCQIPLATILKSGFNTGHGFMREPKSIMSAMALTSIILQANQNQQHGGQAIPMLDYDLAPYVQKTYRQNRARLSEIIQNEEELERKTWQWTERETYQACEAFIHNCNSMHSRGGGQTPFVSVNLGTDQSKEGRMLTKNLLLATQAGLGSGETPIFPIIVFKVKDGINFQKEDPNYDLFRLAIETTSKRLFPNFVFIDAPFNLAYYNGTPQSEVATMGCRTRVMGNIHGSEQTIGRGNLSFTSINLPLLALESTTIESFFQKLDETTELVIQQLHERFQYQGKKKVANFKFLYGQGVWQGGEELQLDDQVEDILKQGTLSIGFVGLAECLVSLLGVHHGESEKAYEIGLRIVQFMRQKADEALEKYQLNYSLLATPAESFAGKALRAARKKFGIIKGVTDREYFTNSFHIPVHFPISIYEKIQREAPFHSLTNAGHITYVELDGDANKNLDAIEKIVRTMKETGIGYGSINHPVDRCISCGHKGIINNECPNCGEKEESKIERIRRITGYLVGSLDRWNSAKRAEERERVKHR
- the nrdG gene encoding anaerobic ribonucleoside-triphosphate reductase activating protein is translated as MRVLSIVEDSIVDGPGLRTTIFFAGCTHYCRGCHNPESWRINGGREMSIDEIMSKVNQNPLNDITFSGGEPMLQIRELIQLAKECKQINKNIWCYTGFLWEELMTTYPDEFTQLSIYLDALVDGRFKIEQKDLSLLFKGSLNQRIIDCQKSLKEHKISLFNEWQQREKEVGTKQNK
- a CDS encoding DoxX family protein, producing MFIKFLRENKIAAGILTIIRLFLGYSWFTSGFGKLTGGGFDASGFLTNAVTNPVKGPDGAVVYGWYTSFVEGFALPNVGLFNVLVPIGEVLVGLGLMLGCLTTAAALFGVVMNFSFLLAGTISHNPTDILMGMIIMFAGANAGYYGLDRWVLPYIRKTIFKKEEDNEELTKKPRLT
- the ssuE gene encoding NADPH-dependent FMN reductase gives rise to the protein MKTVTIIAGGHKINSRLTGILQFAADFLRQKQVNVQVIQVHQLPSDALITADFMNQDIVEARQKVEQSDGVIVLSPVFQASYSGIIKTFLDLLPQKSLRNKNILPLMLGGTYAHLLVMDYALKPVLANLGATNILTGAYVTDNQITEQDNQTYLLDTDSETRITNQLEQLLKGLYKIQ